One genomic segment of Fervidobacterium pennivorans includes these proteins:
- a CDS encoding CPBP family intramembrane glutamic endopeptidase — protein sequence MKQSKDSFLNRFLSHRGRIFEYVIFVTLFVIFFSLINGAQESFVPTYGGVFYMFVIAFFEELIFRKFLYGFLRKRKNSIIAAIFSSVIFSIAHTQYYSSPLLLFNIFILGLKYCVIFDYTNSVLFTSLMHFLENVFRQKIPKQFFPIISVSYSDSAVISFVSFFLVLYFYYKKNSTLPIQKEERKKLNFMDFLQWCYLQSQHFLIILSIPFLYGYDLKKEEIFIDPKYNNIQTYVSVLFVLTSVSIFIFYFSEKFKNFFSVFMAYTYTTFWYIFLNLFLNVKEGKNIINFSILYIFLYVHLRKQKIIHKLEYILIPSLSTVLIVIEIVLKMKLSVILLSVAILVAILVRENGLLYNFLAFTISSLISRFSGDEFQIFYAYFWVIYSSILVFIFSLKYLKLASNSSKVTVSQDAC from the coding sequence ATGAAACAGTCAAAGGATAGTTTTTTAAACCGATTTTTGAGCCATCGTGGTAGAATTTTTGAATATGTAATTTTCGTAACCTTATTTGTAATATTCTTTTCTTTAATAAACGGAGCACAAGAAAGCTTTGTCCCCACATATGGTGGGGTATTTTATATGTTTGTTATTGCATTTTTTGAAGAGCTTATATTCAGGAAATTTTTGTATGGTTTTTTAAGAAAAAGGAAAAATTCCATAATCGCCGCTATATTTTCGTCAGTTATCTTTTCAATTGCGCACACACAATATTATTCTTCACCTCTTTTGTTATTTAACATTTTCATTTTGGGGTTAAAGTATTGTGTAATATTTGACTATACGAATTCCGTTCTTTTTACTTCCTTAATGCACTTTTTGGAAAATGTATTTAGGCAAAAAATTCCAAAACAATTTTTCCCTATTATATCAGTTTCCTATTCAGATTCTGCAGTTATATCTTTTGTTTCGTTCTTTTTAGTTTTGTACTTTTATTATAAGAAAAATTCAACTTTACCTATTCAAAAAGAAGAAAGAAAAAAGCTCAATTTTATGGATTTTTTGCAATGGTGTTATCTTCAATCTCAGCATTTTCTCATTATTTTGTCAATTCCGTTTTTGTACGGGTATGATTTAAAAAAAGAAGAGATATTTATTGATCCTAAGTATAACAATATTCAAACGTACGTGAGCGTTCTTTTTGTTTTAACATCAGTATCGATCTTTATTTTCTACTTCTCTGAAAAATTCAAAAATTTCTTTTCGGTGTTTATGGCATACACTTACACAACATTTTGGTACATATTTTTAAACCTCTTTCTGAATGTAAAAGAAGGAAAAAACATTATAAACTTTTCTATTTTATACATATTTCTTTATGTTCACCTAAGAAAACAAAAGATTATACATAAGCTTGAATACATTCTTATTCCAAGCCTAAGCACTGTATTAATAGTAATCGAAATTGTTTTGAAAATGAAACTTAGTGTAATACTTCTATCAGTAGCAATTTTAGTAGCAATTCTCGTACGTGAAAACGGTTTGTTGTATAATTTTTTAGCTTTTACAATTTCATCACTTATTTCAAGGTTCAGTGGGGATGAATTTCAAATTTTTTACGCTTACTTTTGGGTAATTTATTCTTCAATACTGGTTTTTATTTTTTCATTGAAGTATTTAAAACTTGCATCAAATTCTTCAAAAGTTACTGTCTCCCAGGATGCCTGCTAA
- a CDS encoding DDE-type integrase/transposase/recombinase — MNNSTLSCPKCGSTSLYKNGHDKYGNQQFLCKLCHHSFKLSHSHKRKNFSFPYPKCTSCGKSMQIYKVRRSFVVFRCRTCHTKDRVPFNLPEPVTLIPEKFKYFRFPIYFILKAFVLYMKHNMSYRSLAHSLNIKVSHVTIYKWVIKLCTLFSVLFPTFTIENVFSVHADETVLVFKEQKYYVWLLVDHETNFILCWHVSKYRDMGQVKVLLEKFFGDSKPKNIELITDGLGAYESAVKLLFRNINHVVVPLGKNNQCESKFSLLKDFFRLKRGLKNTKNLAKYIQGFCVVKNLWKTHNGNINRILSQLHSFITTS; from the coding sequence ATGAACAACTCAACGCTCTCTTGTCCAAAATGCGGTTCCACCAGCTTATACAAAAACGGTCATGACAAATACGGTAACCAACAATTCCTTTGCAAACTCTGCCATCATTCTTTCAAACTTTCCCATTCTCACAAACGCAAAAACTTCTCTTTCCCTTATCCCAAATGCACTTCTTGTGGTAAATCTATGCAAATTTACAAAGTCCGTCGCTCTTTCGTTGTCTTCCGTTGTAGAACTTGTCATACCAAAGATAGAGTTCCTTTTAACCTTCCTGAACCAGTCACTCTTATTCCTGAGAAATTTAAATATTTCCGTTTTCCTATCTACTTCATCTTAAAAGCTTTCGTTTTGTATATGAAACACAATATGTCTTATCGCTCTCTTGCTCATTCTCTTAATATCAAAGTATCTCATGTCACCATATACAAATGGGTTATTAAATTGTGTACTTTATTCTCTGTACTTTTTCCAACATTTACCATCGAAAATGTTTTCTCAGTTCATGCTGATGAAACTGTTCTTGTGTTCAAAGAACAAAAGTACTATGTTTGGCTATTAGTTGATCACGAAACTAATTTTATCCTTTGTTGGCATGTCTCAAAGTATCGTGATATGGGACAAGTCAAAGTATTACTCGAGAAGTTCTTTGGTGATTCAAAACCTAAAAACATTGAACTTATTACTGATGGACTTGGTGCATATGAAAGTGCAGTAAAGCTGTTGTTCAGAAATATCAATCACGTAGTGGTACCGCTCGGTAAAAACAATCAATGTGAATCTAAGTTTTCATTGTTGAAAGACTTTTTCCGACTCAAGCGAGGGCTGAAGAATACGAAGAACTTAGCGAAATATATTCAAGGATTTTGTGTAGTGAAGAATCTTTGGAAAACGCACAATGGCAATATCAATCGCATTCTTTCACAATTACACTCTTTCATCACTACAAGTTAA